Proteins encoded within one genomic window of Oncorhynchus nerka isolate Pitt River linkage group LG17, Oner_Uvic_2.0, whole genome shotgun sequence:
- the LOC135561380 gene encoding E3 ubiquitin/ISG15 ligase TRIM25-like isoform X1, translating to MAQQGVLLDQDQFCCSVCLDLLKEPVAIPCGHSYCRSCIEGCWDQDVLKGVYSCPQCRETFTPRPNLRKNNMLAELVEKLRKTGLQAALPPALCYAGPGDVVCDVCTGTRKQKALMSCLACLASFCDTHLQLHYESPAFKKHKLVKATAQLQEKICSHHDKLLEVYCRTDQQCICYLCTMDEHKGHDTVSAAAERTEKQRQLGMSQQKVQQRFQEREKELKELQQAVESFKDQEVFCLSRREDKARWTWRGLTQ from the exons ATGGCTCAACAGGGAGTTCTGCTGGACCAGGACCagttctgttgttctgtctgtctggatctacTGAAGGAGCCGGTGGCTATTCCCTGTGGACACAGTTACTGTAGGAGCTGTATTGAGGGCTGCTGGGATCAGGATGTCCTGAAAGGGGTCTATAGCTgtcctcagtgcagagagacttTCACTCCAAGGCctaatctgaggaaaaataacatgttGGCTGAGCTGGTGGAGAAACTGAGGAAGACAGGACTCCAGGCTGCTCTCCCTCCTGCTCTGTGCTATGCTGGACCTGGAGATGTGGTGTGTGATGTCTGCACTGGGACCAGAAAGCAGAAAGCCCTCATGTCCTGTCTGGCGTGTCTGGCCTCTTTCTGTGACACTCACCTCCAACTTCACTATGAATCTCCTGCTTTCAAGAAGCACAAGCTGGTCAAAGCCACGGCACAACTACAGGAGAAGATCTGCTCTCATCATGACAAACTGCTGGAGGTTTACTGTCGTACCGATCAGCAGTGTATCTGTTATCTGTGTACAATGGATGAACATAAAGGCCATGATACAGTGTCAGCTGCAGCAGAGAGGACTGAGAAACAG AGGCAGCTGGGGATGAGTCAGCAGAAGGTCCAGCAGAGattccaggagagagagaaggagctgaaGGAGCTCCAACAGGCTGTGGAGTCTTTCAAG gaccaagaggtgttctgtctgtccaggagggaggacaAGGCCCGGTGGACCTGGAGAGGTCTAACTCAATGA
- the LOC135561380 gene encoding E3 ubiquitin/ISG15 ligase TRIM25-like isoform X2: MAQQGVLLDQDQFCCSVCLDLLKEPVAIPCGHSYCRSCIEGCWDQDVLKGVYSCPQCRETFTPRPNLRKNNMLAELVEKLRKTGLQAALPPALCYAGPGDVVCDVCTGTRKQKALMSCLACLASFCDTHLQLHYESPAFKKHKLVKATAQLQEKICSHHDKLLEVYCRTDQQCICYLCTMDEHKGHDTVSAAAERTEKQRQLGMSQQKVQQRFQEREKELKELQQAVESFKLSAQSAVEDSDQIFTELIRSIERRSSEVKELIRAQEEAQVSQAEGLLEQLKQEIAELRKRSTELEQLSHTEDHIHFLQVTKLSCYM; the protein is encoded by the exons ATGGCTCAACAGGGAGTTCTGCTGGACCAGGACCagttctgttgttctgtctgtctggatctacTGAAGGAGCCGGTGGCTATTCCCTGTGGACACAGTTACTGTAGGAGCTGTATTGAGGGCTGCTGGGATCAGGATGTCCTGAAAGGGGTCTATAGCTgtcctcagtgcagagagacttTCACTCCAAGGCctaatctgaggaaaaataacatgttGGCTGAGCTGGTGGAGAAACTGAGGAAGACAGGACTCCAGGCTGCTCTCCCTCCTGCTCTGTGCTATGCTGGACCTGGAGATGTGGTGTGTGATGTCTGCACTGGGACCAGAAAGCAGAAAGCCCTCATGTCCTGTCTGGCGTGTCTGGCCTCTTTCTGTGACACTCACCTCCAACTTCACTATGAATCTCCTGCTTTCAAGAAGCACAAGCTGGTCAAAGCCACGGCACAACTACAGGAGAAGATCTGCTCTCATCATGACAAACTGCTGGAGGTTTACTGTCGTACCGATCAGCAGTGTATCTGTTATCTGTGTACAATGGATGAACATAAAGGCCATGATACAGTGTCAGCTGCAGCAGAGAGGACTGAGAAACAG AGGCAGCTGGGGATGAGTCAGCAGAAGGTCCAGCAGAGattccaggagagagagaaggagctgaaGGAGCTCCAACAGGCTGTGGAGTCTTTCAAG ctctctgcacAGTCAGCAGTGGAGGACAGTGATCAGATCTTTACTGAGCTGATCCGCTCCATTGAGAGAAGGAGCTCTGAGGTGAAGGAGCTGATCAGAGCCCAAGAGGAGGCTCAAGTGAGTCAAGCTGAAGGACTCCTGGAGCAACTGAAGCAGGAGATAGCTGAGCTGAGGAAGAGAAGCACTGAGCTGGAgcagctctcacacacagaggaTCACATCCATTTCCTCCAGGTAACTAAACTGTCTTGTTACATGTGA